One Anser cygnoides isolate HZ-2024a breed goose chromosome 4, Taihu_goose_T2T_genome, whole genome shotgun sequence genomic region harbors:
- the LIN54 gene encoding protein lin-54 homolog isoform X3, with the protein MEVVSAEVNSLLPEEIMDTGITLVEDDGIEAVIVSSPMGDSIPMETELEEIVNISSTGDSSTTTTAPVTAEPVTAPSNHSGDAAVNTATAKTEGNSIVKPAFQSGLHKLGAQTPVTISANQIFLNKTADLKIGNQSIKPDGQKLIVTTLGKSGQPIVLALPHSQLPQAQKAASQGQAGDSKVQGQQIKVVIGGRSEVKPVVGVSALTQGSQLINTAAQPSVLQTQQLKTVQIAKKTRTPTSGPVITKLIFAKPINSKAVTGQTTQVSPVIAGRVLSQSAPGTPPKTITISETGVIGSSLSTTTQQTPNKIAISPLKSPNKLTVVSVASQPPNSPQKTVGVPLNVALGQQILTVQQSAPSSPGKAIVNHTTAQAVKSAVQTITVGGVGTSQFKTIIPLATAPNVQQIQVPGSKFHYVRLVTATTANSSTQSASQNPSTNTQPLQQAKPVVVNATPVRMSVPIVPAQTVKQVVPKPINPTSQIVTTSQPQQRLIMPATPLPQIQPNLTNLPPGTVLAPAPGTGNVGYAVLPAQYVTQLQQSSYVSIASNTGFTGTSSIQSQARLPFNGIIPSESANRPRKPCNCTKSLCLKLYCDCFANGEFCNNCNCTNCYNNLDHENDRQKAIKACLDRNPEAFKPKIGKGKEGESDRRHSKGCNCKRSGCLKNYCECYEAKIMCSSICKCIGCKNFEESPERKTLMHLADAAEVRVQQQTAAKTKLSSQISDLLTRPTPALSSGGGKLPFTFVTKEVADATCECLLAQAEQAEKLGKSKAAAERMILEEFGRCLMRVINSAGKSKSDPCAMNC; encoded by the exons ATGGAGGTGGTTTCAGCAGAAGTGAACAGCTTGCTCCCTGAGGAAATAATGGACACCGGGATAACGCTGGTGGAAGATGACGGCATCGAGGCAGTTATTGTGTCATCACCGATGGGAGATTCTATTCCAATGGAAACAGAACTGGAAGAAATAGTGAATATAAGTTCCACTGGTGACTCTTCAACTACGACTACAGCCCCAGTCACCGCAGAACCGGTTACTGCGCCCAGTAATCACTCAGGCGATGCAGCGGTGAACACCGCAACTGCCAAAACGGAGGGAAACTCGATAGTAAAGCCTGCCTTTCAAAGTGGCCTCCATAAACTTGGTGCTCAGACCCCGGTCACTATCTCAGCCAATCAGATTTTTTTGAACAAGACTGCCGACCTTAAAATAGGCAATCAGAGTATTAAACCAGACGGGCAAAAGCTCATCGTAACAACTTTGGGCAAGTCTGGCCAACCCATTGTTTTAGCATTGCCCCACAGCCAGCTCCCGCAGGCACAGAAGGCTGCGTCCCAAGGCCAAGCCGGAGACTCGAAGGTACAAGGCCAGCAGATCAAAGTTGTTATCGGAGGCCGGTCAGAAGTGAAACCTGTTGTTGGTGTCTCAGCTTTGACGCAAGGAAGTCAGCTGATAAATACTGCCGCCCAGCCTTCTGTTTTGCAGACCCAGCAATTAAAAACAGTACAG ATTGCGAAGAAGACCCGAACCCCAACTTCTGGCCCAGTGATCACCAAGCTGATCTTTGCAAAACCAATCAATAGCAAAGCCGTTACAGGGCAGACCACTCAAGTGTCACCAGTCATTGCAG GCAGGGTTCTTTCGCAGTCTGCTCCAGGAACACCACCAAAGACAATAACGATCTCTGAGACTGGAGTTATTGGATCCTCTTTGAGTACAACAACACAACAGACACCGAATAAAATAGCTATCTCACCACTCAAATCCCCCAATAAG CTAACAGTGGTGTCAGTGGCCTCCCAGCCTCCCAACTCCCCCCAGAAGACGGTGGGCGTCCCACTGAATGTAGCGTTAGGACAGCAGATCCTCACAGTGCAGCAGTCAGCACCCTCCTCCCCTGGGAAGGCCATAGTCAACCACACAACCGCGCAG GCTGTGAAATCAGCAGTGCAGACCATTACTGTAGGAGGAGTGGGTACATCTCAATTTAAGACAATTATTCCCTTGGCAACTGCACCCAATGTTCAGCAGATTCAGGTACCTGGAAGCAAGTTCCATTACGTCAGACTCGTTACTGCCACAACAGCCAATAGTTCAACCCAGTCGGCCAGTCAAAATCCCAGTACAAATACACAGCCTCTCCAACAGG CAAAGCCAGTGGTGGTGAATGCGACCCCAGTGCGGATGTCTGTTCCCATAGTGCCGGCCCAGACTGTGAAACAG GTGGTGCCCAAACCAATCAACCCAACCTCCCAGATAGTCACTACCAGTCAGCCCCAACAAAGACTTATTATGCCAGCCACTCCACTGCCACAGATACAGCCCAACCTCACCAACCTTCCCCCAGGCACTGTCCTGGCACCAGCACCTGGCACAGGAAACGTCGGCTATGCAGTCCTTCCAGCTCAGTATGTCACACAG ttaCAGCAGTCGTCATATGTATCTATAGCAAGCAACACTGGCTTCACAGGGACATCTAGTATTCAGTCCCAAGCACGGCTACCATTTAATGG AATTATTCCTTCTGAATCTGCAAATCGCCCCCGGAAGCCTTGCAATTGTACAAAGTCTCTATGTTTGAAATT GTACTGCGATTGCTTTGCAAATGGTGAATTCTGCAATAACTGCAACTGTACAAACTGTTACAACAACCTGGACCATGAAAATGATAGGCAAAAAGCAATAAAG GCCTGCCTTGACAGAAACCCTGAAGCCTTCAAGCCCAAAATAggtaaaggaaaggaaggagaatcAGACCGGCGACACAGCAAAGGGTGTAACTGTAAACGCTCGGGATGCCTCAAAAACTACTGTGAATGTTACGAG gcAAAAATCATGTGTTCTTCCATATGCAAATGCATTGGCTGcaaaaattttgaagaaagcCCAGAGCGAAAGACATTGATGCATTTAGCGGATGCTGCCGAAGTTAGGGTCCAGCAGCAGACGGCTGCGAAGACCAAGTTATCTTCCCAGATCTCAGATCTCCTAACAAGGCCAACACCAGCACTCAGCAGTGGTGGGGGGAA gCTGCCCTTTACATTTGTAACCAAGGAGGTGGCCGATGCAACTTGCGAATGCCTTCTCGCGCAGGCTGAGCAAGCGGAGAAGTTGGGCAAGTCGAAAGCTGCGGCAGAGCGCATGATCCTGGAGGAGTTTGGACGCTGTTTGATGAGAGTGATTAACTCTGCTGGCAAGTCCAAAAGTGACCCTTGTGCCATGAACTGCTGA